In one Balaenoptera musculus isolate JJ_BM4_2016_0621 chromosome 2, mBalMus1.pri.v3, whole genome shotgun sequence genomic region, the following are encoded:
- the LOC118890745 gene encoding LOW QUALITY PROTEIN: UPF0183 protein C16orf70-like (The sequence of the model RefSeq protein was modified relative to this genomic sequence to represent the inferred CDS: substituted 1 base at 1 genomic stop codon), which yields MLDLEVVPERSLGNEQWEFALGMPLAQAVAILQKHCRIIKNVQVLYSEQSPLSHDLILNLTQDGIKLLFDAFNQRLKVIEVXDLTKVKLKYCGVHFNSQAIAPTIEQIDQSFGATHPGVYNSAEQLFHLNFRGLSFSFQLDSWTEAPKYEPNFAHGLASLQIPHGATVKRMYIYSGNSLQDTKAPAMPLSCFLGNVYAESVDVLRDGTGPSGLRLRLLATGCGPGLLADAKMRVFERSVYFGDSCQDVLSMLGSPHKVFYKSEDKMKIHSPSPHKQVPSKCNDYFFNYFTLGVDILFDANTHKVKKFVLHTNYPGHYNFNIYHRCEFKIPLTIKRENTDGQTETCTTYSKWDNIQELLGHPVEKPVVLHRSSSPNNTNPFGSTFCFGLQRMIFEVMQNNHIASVTLYGPPRPGAHLRTAELP from the coding sequence ATGCTGGATCTGGAGGTGGTGCCCGAGCGCTCTCTGGGAAATGAGCAATGGGAATTCGCGCTGGGAATGCCTCTGGCTCAGGCAGTAGCCATTCTTCAGAAGCACTGTCGCATCATAAAGAATGTCCAGGTTCTCTACAGTGAACAGTCTCCTCTAAGCCATGACCTCATCCTTAACCTGACTCAGGACGGGATCAAACTACTGTTTGATGCTTTCAATCAGAGACTTAAGGTGATTGAAGTATAGGACTTGACTAAAGTAAAGTTAAAATATTGTGGTGTGCATTTCAATTCTCAAGCCATAGCTCCCACCATTGAGCAGATTGACCAGTCTTTTGGTGCGACCCATCCTGGAGTGTACAACTCCGCTGAGCAGCTCTTCCACCTCAACTTCAGAGGactgtctttctcttttcagCTAGATTCATGGACTGAGGCTCCCAAGTACGAGCCCAATTTTGCCCATGGTCTGGCTTCTCTCCAGATACCCCATGGAGCAACTGTGAAACGAATGTACATCTACAGTGGAAACAGCCTACAGGATACCAAGGCTCCCGCAATGCCCCTGAGCTGTTTCCTGGGCAATGTGTACGCTGAGAGTGTAGATGTTCTTCGGGATGGAACTGGACCCTCAGGTTTACGACTTCGCCTACTTGCCACAGGTTGTGGACCCGGCTTATTAGCAGATGCCAAGATGCGGGTATTTGAACGCTCAGTGTATTTTGGCGATTCCTGCCAAGATGTTCTTAGCATGCTTGGCTCTCCACACAAGGTCTTCTACAAGTCAGAAGACAAGATGAAGATTCATTCTCCTTCTCCTCATAAGCAAGTTCCATCGAAGTGCAATGACTACTTTTTTAACTACTTCACTCTCGGAGTGGACATCCTCTTTGACGCGAATACACACAAAGTGAAGAAGTTTGTCCTACACACCAATTACCCTggacattataattttaatatttatcaccGCTGTGAGTTCAAGATCCCACTAAccataaagagagaaaacacagatggTCAGACAGAAACATGCACGACCTACAGCAAGTGGGACAACATCCAGGAGCTTCTGGGCCACCCTGTGGAGAAGCCTGTTGTCCTGCACAGGTCCTCCTCCCCAAACAACACCAACCCATTTGGCTCCACATTCTGCTTTGGTCTTCAGCGGATGATCTTTGAGGTCATGCAGAACAACCACATTGCCTCGGTGACCCTTTATGGCCCCCCCAGGCCTGGTGCCCACCTGAGAACCGCAGAACTCCCCTAG